TATGGCGAAAGACCCCGGCCGGATGGGCGGCACTCCCGAGCGCCCGGCGCGCTTCTTCGCGGATGCCGCCGAGTTCGGCGCGTGGCTGGCCGCGCACCACGACACCGAGACCGAGCTGTGGATGGGCCTGGCGAAGAAGCACGTGTCCGACCGCGGGCTGACCTGGGCGCAGGCGGTTCCGGAGGCACTGTGCTGGGGCTGGATCGACTCGGTCATCCAGCGGATCGACGACGACTATGTCCGACAGCGATGGACGCCGCGCAAGCGGACCGGCCACTGGAGCAGGGTCAACCTGCAGCTGGTCGAGCAGTTACGGGCGGAGGGCCGGATGCAACCGGCCGGACTGGCGGCGTGGGAGGCCAGGCGACGCGAGGCCGCGCCATACACCCACGAGCGCAGCGGCCCGCTCGAGCTGCCCCCGGCGTATGCCGATCAACTCGCCGATTCGCCGGCAGCCACCGCATTCCTGGCCGCCGCAACGGCCACCTACCGACGGCAGTGCATCAACTGGGTGCTGACGGCCAAGCAGCAGGCCACACGAGACCGCCGGCTGGCTCAGCTGATCGAATGCAGCGCCGCAGGTGAGGTGGTGCCGTTCCAGCGTTACGGCGAGTTGCCCAAGTGGGTCCGGCGAGCTGCTGCCGCAGCAGCCGACGCGGGCACCTGACCACGCCGGCCCGTCAGACCTCGATCTCGGCGCGCCCGGCCAGCACGAGGCATCCGCCGAGCGCGGCGACGAAGCCGACGACGGCGGCCGCCGCGAAACCGTCCCGCACCGAGTCGCCCAGCCAGAGCAGCCCGACGACGGCCGGCACGACGGTCTCGACCACGAAGGTGGTGGCGGCGACGGTGGTGGTTCGACCGCGGTCCAACGCGAAGCCGAAGGACACGATCCCGACAAGGCCACCGAGCACCAGCGCCCAGAGCGCCGGCTGCCCCGCAGTGCGCCACCACGGGTCGGAGACCACCAGCACCCGCGCGGCAACGCCGGTCAGTCCGAAACCGAGGCCGGCCGCGGCGGCCAGGACGCACGCCGAGCGTGCCGGCCGCCGATCGAGCGCGCCGGCCGCGAACACGACGCCGACCAGCACCCCGCAGCCCGCCAACAGCCAACCGCCCGCCCTGCCGATCGCGGAGCCGCGACCCTCCTGGGCACTGATCGCCAGCAGTACCAGGCCGATTCCGGTGACGACGAGTGCCACGACCTCGCGCCCGGACAGTCGGTCCCGCAGCACGAGCACCGCCAGCAGAGCGGTCACCCCGACCGATGACGCCAGCATCGACTCGACCATGAAGAGCGGCAACGAGCGCAGCGCCACCACGCTCAACACGAAGCCGGTCGCGTCGAGCAACAGGCCCGCGGCATACGAACGCCCCGCCCACAGCCGGGTGCGGAGCGCGGACTCCCGCGCTGCGTCCATCCGCCGCACGCCGATCGCCTGGAGGATCGTCGCCGCGCCATACGCGATGGCGGCGAGGACGACTCCGACCATCGCGAACACCCGGTGATCCTGCCACGTCGGCCCGTGCGGAACCTCGGCGCACGGGGTCGGACAGAATGGACGTATGGCGACCATCGCGGACTCGATCATTCGCACCCTCAAGGCAAGCGGCGTCCGCCGGCTGTATGGCGTGCCCGGCGATTCCCTCAACGGGCTGACCGACGCCCTGCGGCGGGACGGTGACCTGCAGTGGGCGCACGTGCGCAACGAGGAGGTGGGCGCGTTCGCGGCGGGCGCCGAGGCGCAGCTGACCGGTGAGCTGGCGGTCTGCGTCGGCAGCTGCGGTCCCGGCAACGTCCACCTCATCAACGGCCTGTATGACGCGGGCCGCAGCCACGCCCCGGTGCTCGCGATCGCGGCTCAGATCCCGCGGGAGGAGATCGGCAGCGGCTACTTCCAGGAGACCCACCCGACGCAGGTGTTCAACGAGTGCAGCGTCTACGCCGAGCTGGTCTCGTGCGCCGAGCAGTTCCCGGTCGTCTTCCAGCAGGCGCTGCAGGCGGCCATCACCCGCCGCGGTGTCGCGGTCATGGTGGTGCCGGGGGAGATCTTCATGGAGGAGTGGTCCGGCAAGGACGTGCTACCGGTGCGCACGACGCACTCCGCCGTCGTGCCCGGTGAGGCCGAACTCGCCGCAGCGGCAGAGGTCATCGGCACCGCGAAGCGCCCCGCCATACTCGCCGGAGCCGGGTGCGCAGGCGCCCACGACGAGTTGGTTGCCTTCGCCCAGGCGATCAACGCCCCGGTCGTGCACTCGCTGCGCGGCAAGGAGTGGTTGGAGTGGGACAACCCGAACAACGTCGGGCTGACCGGACTGATCGGCTACGACTCCGGCTACCGGGCGATGGAGCACTGCGACGTGCTGATCATGGCGGGCACCGACTTCCCCTACCGGCCGTTCCTGCCCGACGACGTGCCGGTGGTGCAGATCGACGTCCGCGGCGAACGGATCGGCCGTCGCGTGCAGGTGTCGCACCCGCTGGTCGGCACTGTGCGAGACACGTTGCCGTTGCTGCAAACTCGCATCAAGTCGAGCAACGACGGCAGCTTCGCCGAGACCATCGTCAAGCACCACCGGAAGCGCCGGGCCAAGCTGGACGAGCTGGCGCAGCCGGGCAAACCGGGTGAGACGCCGCTGCACCCGCAGTTCGTCACCGCGACCATCGACCGGCTGGCCACCGACGACGCGGTCTTCACCTGCGACGTCGGCACCCCGACGGTGTGGGCAGCGCGCTACCTGCGGATGAACGGCAAACGCCGACTGCTCGGCTCCTTCAACCACGGCTCGATGGCCAATGCGCTCGCCCAGGCGATCGGCGCCGCGGCGACATACCCGAAGCGCCAGGTGGTGGCGCTCGCCGGCGACGGGGGCCTGGCGATGCTGCTCGGCGACCTGATCACGCTGCAGCAGCTGCACCTGCCGGTGAAGGTGATGGTCTACAACAACAGCGCGCTGAGTTTCGTGGAGCTGGAGATGAAGCAGGCCGGCCTGGTCAACTTCGGCACCGGCCTGGACAACCCCGACTTCGCCGGCATCGCCGACGCCATCGGGCTGAAGGGGCTCCGGGCCGAGCGCACGAGCGACGTCGAGGACGCGGTGCGCGAGGCGTTCGAGTATGACGGTCCGGCGCTCGTCGATCTGCGCGTCGCCCGGCAGGAGCTGTCGCTGCCGCCGAAGATCACCCTGTCGCAGGTCAAGGGCTTCACCCTGTACGCCACCCGCACGGTGCTGTCCGGGCGGGGCAGCGAGATCGTCGAGTTGGCGCGTACCAACCTGCGGGAGCTGTAGACCCGCGCGCCCCCTGATCGAGGGGAGTACAACCTGACCGACCGGAGTACGTATTCGCCCGGTTTTCCTACTCCGCTCGGTCGGTAGGTGCTCCGCTCGGTAGGAGTCGGTCCGGTCCGTTTCGCATCGCACCGGGCGCGCCAAATAAGCTGGCCCGCATGTGTGGAATCGTCGGGTACTTCGGCCCGAGTGGCAACGCAGCGATGCTGCAGCGGATGAACGACTGCCAGGCGCACCGCGGCCCGGACGGGCACGGCACGTTCACCGACGGTGACGTCGGCCTGGGGCACCGGCGCCTGTCGATCATCGACGTCGCGCACGGCCAGCAGCCGATGACGACCAAGGACGGGCGCTACACGCTGGCCTACAACGGTGAGGTCTACAACTACCTGCCGCTGCGCGAGGAGTTGCAGCGCCTCGGGCACGAGTTCGGCACCGACTCCGACACCGAGGTCGTGCTGGAGGCGTTCGCGGAGTGGGGCACCGAGGCGTTCGACCGGTTCAACGGCATGTGGGGCCTGGCGATCTGGGACGCCCAGGACAAGCGACTCACCCTCAGCCGGGACCACTTCGGCATCAAGCCGGTGTATGTCGCCCAGATCGGCGACACCTTCGCCTTCGCCTCGGAGATCAAGGGCATCCTGGCGACCGGCCTGTACGACGCCACGCCCAACGACCGCACCATCTACCGCTACCTGCGGTTCCGCATCCACGAGGACGGCCGCGAAACCTTCTTCGACGGCATCGAGCGGCTGGAGCCCGGCGAGGCGATGACCATCGACGCGAGCGGGACGACGCGGGCGCCATACACCCGCCTGCGCGAGGAGCTCGCCGAGCTGGCCACCGAGCAGCGCCCGTATGACGAGGCCGCCGCAGCCGACTACAAGGCCCGCCTCATCGAGGCCGTCCGACTCCGGCTGCAGTCCGAGGTGCCGGTCGGCACGTCGTTGTCCGGTGGGCTGGATTCCAGCGCGGTTGCGGTCATCATCAACCAGTTGCTCAACGCCGGCGACGAGACGACCGCCGAATCCGTTGGTGCCAAACAGAATACGTTCTCCGCTGTCTTCCCGGGGTCGCTCAACGACGAGGAGAAGTACGTCGATGCGGTGCTCGACATCTGTCGCGGACACGTCGACGCGCACAAGATCAAGCCGACGGCCGACGAGTTCAAGGCCGACATGCGCGACTTCATCCGCGCGCAGGAGGAGCCGCTGATCTCCTCCGGGCCCTACGCCCAGTACCAGGTGATGCGCGAGGCCACCCAGCACGTCACCGTGCTGCTCGACGGGCAGGGCGCCGACGAGATGATGGCCGGTTACATCCCCTACTACTTCGTCTACCTGCGGCAGTTGAAGGCGCAGGGCGCCAAGCAGGCGGCCGCCGAACTGTCCAAGAGCCTGGACGTCATCTACCGGCTCGGCCGCTTCAAGCTGCAGGCGAAAGTCAAGGGCCGCAAGGGCATTCCAATGACCCAGCTGCTCGCCGACGACTTCGTGGCGGCGCACACCGGCGAGAGCTACACGGTTGAGGGTGCCAACCTCAAGAAGCGGCTGATCGAGGACCTCTTCGTGGGGTCGCTGCCGTCGCTGCTGCGCTACGAGGACAAGAACACCATGCGCTTCTCCCTCGAGGGCCGCGTGCCGTTCCTCGACAAGGAGGTCGTGAAGTTCATCTTCAGCCTGTCGGACGAGGCGATCATCAAGGGCGGCTGGAACAAGCGGATCCTGCGTGACGCCACCCGCGGCCTGCTGCCGGAGTCGATCAACCGGCGGCGTAACAAGATCGGCTTCACCACGCCGCAGGGCGAGTGGTTCATGCGGCTCAAGAACCACTTCTACAACATCTTCCTGTCCGAATCGTTCGCGAACCGGCCCTACTTCGACCAGTCCGAGGTGCTGCACGCCTTCGAGGGCTGGATCAAGGGCACCAACGACGTCGATTCGATGGTCTTCTGGCGGATGCTCAACGTCGAGCTGTGGCTGCAGGAGTTCTTCGACGAGAAGGACCCCGAGGCGGACAAGCCGGCACGCATCAAGACCGACCTCGAGCCCAACGAGGGCAAGGAGCTCGATCTGGTGACCGCGTCGGGCGCGACCGTGCGCCGCTACCCGCTGCGCACCGAGCTGTTCGGCCGCGACGACGACCTGGACAAGCGGGTGCTGGAGCAGATCGACCGCTTCTTCGAGACGCTGGCCGGCGACCCGGAGCAGGCTGCGCAGATGGCCGAAAAGAGCTGGTACTACTTCATTTCCGAGAAGATCGTGGCCATCACACAGGGGCGCTCCTACTTCATCTGGGACATCAACGTGGGTCGCCCGGCGCGGGTGCTGTCCAAGTACGTCACGCGCACTCCTGCCGGCATCGGGCTCGGGTCACCGTTCACCATGCAGCTGGCGATCCAGGAGGCCGGCCTCCCGCGGGTGCTCTACGCCAGCGCCGGGGGAGCGGTCGGCAAACTGATCGGCAAGCGGGGCCTGTTCTACGAGCTCGTCGGAGGCGACATCCGCGCGATCGACGGCCCGACCGAGTACTCCGCCTACCCGTCGAACGTCTCGGCCAAGCTGGCGCCGAAGGACCCCGACGACGTCGCGGCCCGGCTCACCGCCGCGATCCGCGAGCGCGTGCCGGCGGCATACAAGAGCACCTTCGGGGGCACCGTCGTGATGGACGCCAACGACATCGGGCGCAACGTGCTCGGCACCGACGTGGCGGGGGACAAGGCCCGCTTCGAGGAGATGTTCGCCGACAACCCGCTCGGGCAGGGCAGCGAACAGACCCCGATGGCGATCGTCGTGGAGCGCTGAGCTCAGTCCGGGAGCGCTGACCGCCGCATCGCCCTCTTGCGGTAGGTGAGGTTGAGCGCCTCGACCGCCATGGCGAACGCGATCGGTCCGTAGATCACCGGCTTGTCGATGTGTATGGCGAAGCCTTCCGCGATCAGCGTCGACCCGATGAGGACCAGGAAACTCAACGCCAGCATCTTCACCGTGGGGTGACGGTTGACGAAGGCGCTGATGCGGCCGGCGAAGACCATCATCAGACCGATCGACAGGGTGACCGCGGCGATCATGATCGACAACTGGTCGACCATGCCGACCGCGGTGATGACCGAGTCGAGCGAGAAGACGGCATCCAGCAGCAGGATCTGCACGATCACGCCGGCGAAGGATGCGGTGCCCACCGACGACGGGGCCTCGTCCTCCTCGTCCGCACCTTCGATCCGCTCGTGGATCTCCATGACGGCCTTGTAGACCAGGAAGACACCGCCGAGCAGCAGGATCAGGTCGCGGCCGGACAGCTGCAGACCCTCGGAGTCGCCGATGGAGATGATCGTGGCGGTCAGTCCAATGATCCACGACGCGACCGCCAACAGCACGATCCGCATCAGCAGGGCGAGTGCCAGGCCGAGGGTGCGCGCCTTGGCGCGCTGTTCCTGCGGTAGGCGGCCGGTCAGGATCGAGATGAAAACGACGTTGTCGATGCCGAGCACGAGCTCGAGGGCGAACAAGGTCAGGAAGGCGACCCAGAGGTCGGGGCTGGTCATGAAGGCCATGGCAGTCGGTACAACGTGCGCCGGGGAGGCGCCGTTCCATGGGTTCTGTCGAGAGCAGTGTTCAACGACCGGTAGGATTGGGTGCAGGATCCACCCTGTCCGTCCCCGGTGGACTCTTCGCCGTACATCCAAGGAGCTGACTCTTCGTGAGCCTGCAGGTCGAAATCGTCGCCCCGGACCGCATCGTCTGGTCGGGTGAGGCCCGCCAGCTGTTCGCACGCACCATCGAAGGTGAGATCGGCATCCTGCCACAGCACGAGCCCCTGCTGGCCGTGCTCGGCGACGGAGACGTGCACATCGACCCCGTCGGCGGGGACCGCGAGACGATCACCGTCAACGGCGGTTTCATCTCCGTCGACAACGACAAGGTCACGCTCGTCGCCGAACACGTCGACGCCGCGAACCTGGGCGTCTGAGAGGGCACGACGTGATCGCGACCATCGACTGGTTGGCAGTCGGTGTCGCGTGCGTCGTGCTCGTCATCGTGCTCGGCCTGGTCGCCCTCGTGGTGCGCCGCCGGGTCATTGCGCGCGGGGAGCCGCTCGCCATGGTCGCCCTGCGTCGCGGTGACGGTTGGAAGCTGGGTATGACGCGCCTCACGACCGACAGCGTCCAGTGGTTCCCGGTCATCGGCATGCGGGTGCGACCGATCCTGGTGTGGCGGCGCGGCGAGCTGGACCTCGGTGCGCCCCGTCCGGTGGCCCACACCAAGCCGATCGCCATGGTCGATCCCGTGCAGGTGGAGTGCACCATCGGCGAGGAGCGGTTCCTCATCGCCATCGCGCCCGGTGACTACACCGCGTTGCGCTCCTGGTCGGAGTCCGCGCCCCCGGGCCTGAACGCCAACGTGGCCTGACCTCCCCTCCGCCGACAGGACACGAAACACACCGACAGGACACGAAACACACCGACAGGACACGTTGTACGGGCCGAAACGGCCCGTTTTTTGTGTCCTCTGGCGCCGATGTTGTCCTCTCGGTGGTTTGAGTCGTCCCGGCGCGCATCGACCTGCGTCCAGGGTCTTCCGGTGGTGCGACGGGCGGCGCTAGCCTTGATCATGAGCAGCGATGACGCTTGGCGGGACATGAACTCGGCGACGTCGCCGGCCGAGTACACACAGGCCAAGAACGACTACTACCTGGCGAAGAACACCGAGGACGGCTGGGCCCAGGTCCAAGCGCGGTCCGGATCCACTTCTGGGTCGGCATGGGACTCCGTCGGAGGGTTCACCAGCGCCCCGGGCACCTCCGGTGGCGGCTTCGTGGCCCGCTCGGGCCCGGTCGCACGCTACCGATGGTCGTCGCTCTGGCACACGACCGTCGACGTGTCTCGCGATGTGCGCACCGCCTTCCACCATGAAACCGCTGTCGGCTGGGTGCTCGCACCGTTCCAGTTCGTCTGGTACATGGCCATCGGCGCGCTGCGGATCGCCGGGGCGATCCTTCGGCTGGTACTGGCGGTATGTGGGGTCGTCCTGCGGGTCGTCCTCGTGCTGATCGGGTTGGCCATCGTGGCCGGCATCGGCTACGCGATCTGGACCTGGTTCCACCAACGGTGACCGGTGTGGTGCCGCGCTACTTGTGCGGCTCCTCGCGGCCACCACCGGGCTGCCACAGGACGTCGCCGCCGGCCGGGAGGTTCGCCACCCGCGCGGCCAGGAAGAGCAGGTCGGACAGCCGGTTGAGGTACTGCGCGGTGAGCGGGTTCACGCCGCCGGTGCCCTTCTCGCTGCCGGCCGGCGCGGGCTGGTCGCCATACGTCTCCAGCGCCAGCCAGGCGGCCCGCTCCGCACGTCGCGCGACGGTGCGTGCGACGTGCAGGTGGGCGGCGCCGACGCTGCCGCCGGGCAGGATGAACGAGCGCAGGGTCTCCACCTGGTCGCCGAGCCGGTCGCAGTCGGCCTCCAGATCGTCGATCCACGGCTGTTTGACCCGTAGCGGCGGGTATT
This genomic window from Flexivirga oryzae contains:
- a CDS encoding TerC family protein yields the protein MTSPDLWVAFLTLFALELVLGIDNVVFISILTGRLPQEQRAKARTLGLALALLMRIVLLAVASWIIGLTATIISIGDSEGLQLSGRDLILLLGGVFLVYKAVMEIHERIEGADEEDEAPSSVGTASFAGVIVQILLLDAVFSLDSVITAVGMVDQLSIMIAAVTLSIGLMMVFAGRISAFVNRHPTVKMLALSFLVLIGSTLIAEGFAIHIDKPVIYGPIAFAMAVEALNLTYRKRAMRRSALPD
- a CDS encoding DUF2550 family protein; amino-acid sequence: MIATIDWLAVGVACVVLVIVLGLVALVVRRRVIARGEPLAMVALRRGDGWKLGMTRLTTDSVQWFPVIGMRVRPILVWRRGELDLGAPRPVAHTKPIAMVDPVQVECTIGEERFLIAIAPGDYTALRSWSESAPPGLNANVA
- a CDS encoding cob(I)yrinic acid a,c-diamide adenosyltransferase; amino-acid sequence: MVILSRIYTRTGDSGTTALGDFSRTDKKDPRLVAYADTDETNSVIGVAVAAGGLSEDLVAVLHRVQNELFDVGADLCNPLVEDPEYPPLRVKQPWIDDLEADCDRLGDQVETLRSFILPGGSVGAAHLHVARTVARRAERAAWLALETYGDQPAPAGSEKGTGGVNPLTAQYLNRLSDLLFLAARVANLPAGGDVLWQPGGGREEPHK
- the poxB gene encoding ubiquinone-dependent pyruvate dehydrogenase yields the protein MATIADSIIRTLKASGVRRLYGVPGDSLNGLTDALRRDGDLQWAHVRNEEVGAFAAGAEAQLTGELAVCVGSCGPGNVHLINGLYDAGRSHAPVLAIAAQIPREEIGSGYFQETHPTQVFNECSVYAELVSCAEQFPVVFQQALQAAITRRGVAVMVVPGEIFMEEWSGKDVLPVRTTHSAVVPGEAELAAAAEVIGTAKRPAILAGAGCAGAHDELVAFAQAINAPVVHSLRGKEWLEWDNPNNVGLTGLIGYDSGYRAMEHCDVLIMAGTDFPYRPFLPDDVPVVQIDVRGERIGRRVQVSHPLVGTVRDTLPLLQTRIKSSNDGSFAETIVKHHRKRRAKLDELAQPGKPGETPLHPQFVTATIDRLATDDAVFTCDVGTPTVWAARYLRMNGKRRLLGSFNHGSMANALAQAIGAAATYPKRQVVALAGDGGLAMLLGDLITLQQLHLPVKVMVYNNSALSFVELEMKQAGLVNFGTGLDNPDFAGIADAIGLKGLRAERTSDVEDAVREAFEYDGPALVDLRVARQELSLPPKITLSQVKGFTLYATRTVLSGRGSEIVELARTNLREL
- a CDS encoding F0F1 ATP synthase subunit epsilon, producing MSLQVEIVAPDRIVWSGEARQLFARTIEGEIGILPQHEPLLAVLGDGDVHIDPVGGDRETITVNGGFISVDNDKVTLVAEHVDAANLGV
- the asnB gene encoding asparagine synthase (glutamine-hydrolyzing) — its product is MCGIVGYFGPSGNAAMLQRMNDCQAHRGPDGHGTFTDGDVGLGHRRLSIIDVAHGQQPMTTKDGRYTLAYNGEVYNYLPLREELQRLGHEFGTDSDTEVVLEAFAEWGTEAFDRFNGMWGLAIWDAQDKRLTLSRDHFGIKPVYVAQIGDTFAFASEIKGILATGLYDATPNDRTIYRYLRFRIHEDGRETFFDGIERLEPGEAMTIDASGTTRAPYTRLREELAELATEQRPYDEAAAADYKARLIEAVRLRLQSEVPVGTSLSGGLDSSAVAVIINQLLNAGDETTAESVGAKQNTFSAVFPGSLNDEEKYVDAVLDICRGHVDAHKIKPTADEFKADMRDFIRAQEEPLISSGPYAQYQVMREATQHVTVLLDGQGADEMMAGYIPYYFVYLRQLKAQGAKQAAAELSKSLDVIYRLGRFKLQAKVKGRKGIPMTQLLADDFVAAHTGESYTVEGANLKKRLIEDLFVGSLPSLLRYEDKNTMRFSLEGRVPFLDKEVVKFIFSLSDEAIIKGGWNKRILRDATRGLLPESINRRRNKIGFTTPQGEWFMRLKNHFYNIFLSESFANRPYFDQSEVLHAFEGWIKGTNDVDSMVFWRMLNVELWLQEFFDEKDPEADKPARIKTDLEPNEGKELDLVTASGATVRRYPLRTELFGRDDDLDKRVLEQIDRFFETLAGDPEQAAQMAEKSWYYFISEKIVAITQGRSYFIWDINVGRPARVLSKYVTRTPAGIGLGSPFTMQLAIQEAGLPRVLYASAGGAVGKLIGKRGLFYELVGGDIRAIDGPTEYSAYPSNVSAKLAPKDPDDVAARLTAAIRERVPAAYKSTFGGTVVMDANDIGRNVLGTDVAGDKARFEEMFADNPLGQGSEQTPMAIVVER
- a CDS encoding YdeI/OmpD-associated family protein — encoded protein: MAKDPGRMGGTPERPARFFADAAEFGAWLAAHHDTETELWMGLAKKHVSDRGLTWAQAVPEALCWGWIDSVIQRIDDDYVRQRWTPRKRTGHWSRVNLQLVEQLRAEGRMQPAGLAAWEARRREAAPYTHERSGPLELPPAYADQLADSPAATAFLAAATATYRRQCINWVLTAKQQATRDRRLAQLIECSAAGEVVPFQRYGELPKWVRRAAAAAADAGT